A portion of the Acidisoma sp. PAMC 29798 genome contains these proteins:
- a CDS encoding acyltransferase family protein — MEKIRSLELLRCIAALLVVMFHTQTIFAASVGHVPFYGIFAAGNRGVDLFFVLSGFIIAYIHHGDLGYPKALPRYLFKRIGRIYPAVLMMTALALVMYGLGFGGAHKAAKLSPDAIVASFLLLAQHGPPLVNVTWTLTYEMFFYAVFALAIINRRLGLIALLMWQLATIVVTLGGFDLGFKGYYLRSIGLEFSVGLACAWWLRRAPGRLSALGWWVVTASGLASFAAGMALDDSISWSGIPCALGAGALIVSLVRLEQRGQIAVPAVLVMVGGASYSIYLVQYSMITLMAAILVRFHVHSTDLLCLACAATGVIGGIFFDRMFDRPVQRVLRRLRRETSVQRHHHMTVVADPIVRSASMGVLRG, encoded by the coding sequence GTGGAAAAGATTCGATCGCTGGAGTTGCTGCGCTGCATCGCGGCTCTGCTGGTGGTCATGTTCCACACGCAAACGATCTTTGCGGCCTCTGTCGGCCATGTGCCCTTCTATGGCATCTTCGCTGCGGGCAATCGCGGTGTCGATCTGTTTTTTGTGCTCAGTGGCTTCATCATTGCGTATATCCACCATGGCGATCTCGGGTATCCCAAGGCCCTGCCACGGTATCTGTTCAAGCGCATCGGCCGGATCTATCCGGCTGTTCTGATGATGACGGCCCTGGCCCTCGTGATGTACGGTCTTGGCTTCGGCGGCGCGCATAAGGCAGCGAAGCTGAGCCCTGACGCGATCGTTGCGAGTTTTCTTCTGCTGGCGCAGCACGGCCCGCCACTGGTTAACGTCACCTGGACCTTGACGTATGAGATGTTCTTCTACGCCGTCTTCGCCCTCGCGATCATCAATCGTCGCCTGGGGCTCATTGCTCTGTTGATGTGGCAATTGGCGACGATCGTGGTTACCCTGGGCGGCTTCGACCTTGGGTTCAAGGGCTATTATCTTCGGTCGATCGGCCTGGAATTCAGTGTCGGCCTCGCTTGCGCCTGGTGGCTGCGCCGCGCGCCGGGACGTTTGTCCGCCCTCGGCTGGTGGGTTGTCACTGCAAGCGGATTGGCCAGTTTCGCCGCAGGCATGGCCTTGGATGACAGCATCTCATGGTCCGGCATCCCCTGTGCGCTCGGTGCGGGGGCCTTGATCGTGTCGTTGGTGAGGCTGGAGCAGCGGGGCCAGATCGCGGTGCCCGCTGTACTGGTGATGGTGGGCGGCGCGTCTTACAGCATCTATCTCGTTCAATATTCGATGATTACGCTCATGGCCGCGATCCTGGTCCGATTTCATGTTCACTCGACGGACCTACTGTGCCTCGCCTGTGCCGCGACGGGCGTCATTGGCGGGATCTTTTTCGACCGGATGTTTGATCGTCCCGTCCAGCGCGTGTTGCGTCGCTTGAGGCGGGAGACGTCCGTGCAGCGCCACCATCATATGACTGTGGTCGCAGACCCGATCGTCCGTTCCGCTTCGATGGGCGTCTTGAGAGGATAG